A single window of Butyricicoccus intestinisimiae DNA harbors:
- a CDS encoding stage III sporulation AC/AD family protein, producing the protein MYLIFKLAVLAVCGALFAAFLKPLSPVFAIFTSLACGLLLIYAVLDPVRQIFDALSGFLTAVGVSRNLYVPVIKAVGIAVLVHITAQVCRDAGESALGSKLELAGVIAAIAVCIPLMREVFTLLETMLL; encoded by the coding sequence ATGTATTTGATTTTTAAGCTGGCGGTATTGGCTGTCTGCGGCGCACTGTTTGCCGCATTTCTCAAGCCGCTCTCACCGGTCTTTGCCATTTTCACGTCGCTTGCGTGCGGACTGCTGCTGATTTACGCCGTACTTGACCCTGTCAGGCAGATTTTCGATGCGTTGTCCGGATTTTTGACGGCGGTGGGCGTTTCCCGCAATCTATATGTGCCCGTCATCAAGGCAGTTGGCATTGCGGTTCTCGTACACATCACCGCGCAGGTGTGCAGAGATGCAGGAGAGAGCGCGTTGGGCAGCAAATTGGAATTGGCAGGCGTGATTGCCGCCATCGCGGTGTGCATTCCGCTCATGCGGGAGGTGTTCACGCTGCTGGAAACCATGCTTTTGTAA
- the spoIIIAC gene encoding stage III sporulation protein AC, which yields MEVDLIFKIAAVGILVAVLNQLLVRSGREEQAMMTTLAGLIVVMMLIVQKISELFALIQHVFDF from the coding sequence ATGGAAGTGGATTTGATTTTTAAAATTGCCGCAGTCGGTATTCTGGTTGCGGTACTCAATCAGCTGCTTGTCCGCTCAGGGAGAGAAGAACAGGCGATGATGACCACACTGGCAGGACTGATTGTGGTCATGATGCTGATTGTACAGAAAATCAGTGAGCTGTTTGCGTTGATTCAACATGTATTTGATTTTTAA
- a CDS encoding stage III sporulation protein AB has translation MLKILGALLVIGSFTGIGMTQRQQFRRRVIALGDMLSALDMISAELSFHLTSIPDIVAKLAADTRSSICGLFQPMQQLMRQDDNLSMTFKWMKSMREYGASVGLTQDDVVILCDLAEFIGKYDVQAQLNSIAYAKARLTKQLDIASMEMKSKGNVYRTCCVAAGILLVLVLI, from the coding sequence ATGTTAAAGATTTTGGGTGCGCTGCTGGTAATTGGTTCGTTTACCGGCATTGGAATGACCCAGCGGCAGCAGTTTCGGCGGCGCGTCATTGCACTGGGTGATATGCTGTCTGCGCTGGATATGATTTCGGCAGAGCTGTCGTTTCATCTGACGAGCATTCCGGATATTGTCGCCAAGCTTGCGGCAGACACGCGCAGCAGCATTTGCGGGCTGTTCCAGCCCATGCAGCAGCTCATGCGGCAAGATGACAATTTGTCGATGACGTTCAAATGGATGAAAAGTATGCGCGAATACGGTGCATCCGTCGGGCTCACGCAAGATGATGTTGTGATTTTGTGTGATTTGGCGGAATTCATTGGAAAATATGACGTACAGGCACAGCTGAACAGCATTGCCTATGCGAAAGCGCGTCTGACCAAACAGTTGGATATTGCCTCGATGGAGATGAAAAGCAAAGGAAATGTGTACCGCACCTGCTGCGTGGCGGCGGGAATTCTGCTGGTACTGGTTTTAATCTGA